The nucleotide sequence GCATCAGCCAAGGATGAGACAGCCGTGAAGCATGCGGGGGGCCAAGTCAATACAAAAAGGCCCTCTTGTGCTCATCCAAGCCAACCATTCCATCTTGATCCTGACGCTTCATCTCTTTTTTTAGTCCCGATGGCCATCCTTCAAGACCATGGGTTGTTAAAACTAATTAGGCTCAATAATTAGGCTTGTTAAAACTCATTATTAATAAATGAGCCAATCGAAGAGAGTGTTCTTTTGTTTAGTTGTTTAAGTCATTGAGAATCAAGTGCCAGCAATTTGGATTCAAGTTGCACCAACGTCACGATTCATTATCCCAATGAATTTCGCTCAtctatatctttttttatttaaaaaatgagTCTGCATTAATTTAAGATCTATTTGCCACCATTACTGTTTAAATTTCATATTGAGATTGACGTGAAAGGAAGCATTCGCACCAACCTAGActatttattgcttttatttttattcatttcagaggcaaatgaattttttcttccaaaagTTTTTTTCTATATAACATTTTTAACAATCTACTACATTTTCCTCCATAAATTTCTGAAAACACTCTCATATGACGAGGCCAGGCGACTAGGCGAGGTCTCACGTTGCTGGGGGAGCGACTCACCAAACAAGCCCGGATGAGACCGGGGTTTGGACCGCGACCCGTTCCGGCGCCGGGGAGACCTATTCAGGCCCCACGTGTTGAGCCCACGTGGTGTCCCCCTTGCGGCCAGAATGGAACCCAGGAGCACCGACCCCAGGCCCATCTCCCCCCGCAGGCCTCGCCCCCGGGCCCCAGCAGCCTTTATTCGCGGATCGAGCCTCCTTCCCCACGTCACCCCGTTCGTGCGCTCCGGCCCCAATTTTTTAaacccaattttttttaaacccATCTCCCACGCTCCCCCTTCCTTTTATaagccctctcctcctcccctgttttCCCATCCCTCGACAGCCAGAAATAGCAACAAatcgaagaagaaaagagagtaaGAGAGCAGATATAGCTTACCTaattgtagaaagaaaaagaaatggtcGCCGGTTTCCGCCGCTCTTTGTCCCTCCCGGGGCCAAATCCTAGCAGCCCCGGCCGCAAAGGCCGGGCGCTGCCGGAGAAGGCCTACCACGTCCGGTCCACCAGTCTCCCGTGCCGCTCCCACCCTGCCGTCGCCTCGCTTGAGGACGAGATCCGCGCACTCCGGTCCTGGCAGTCCCGCCCGGAGCCGGAGTCCGGATCGGCGGACTGGATCTGCGCCGGCCTCGCCCGGATCGAGCTCCTCCACGCCTCCCtcgacgacctcctccagcTCCCCCAGGCCCAGGACACCCTTCGCCGCCGCTCCTCCGCCCCCTGGACCGACCGCCTCCTCGACGACTTCCTCCGCTTCGCCGACGCCTACGGCTCCTTCCGATCCGTCCTCATCTCCCTCAAAGAAACCCAGTCCGAGCTCCAGACCGCCATCCGGCGGCGCGACGAGGCCCGGGTCGCGTCCTCCGTCCGGTACCAGAAAAGAATCCAGAAAGATCTCGCCAAGCTCGCCGTTTCCATTCGAGAAGCATCCAGATCGCCGACCTCCGCGCTGGCGGCGGATGCGGCGGAGGCGGAGATGGCGGGGATCATGAGGGAGGCGACGGCGGCCACGGCGATGGCTTCGGCGGCGGTTTTCTTGGCGATCGGGGCTGTTTCCTCCGCCgcgtcggcggcggcggcatcTACGTCGAGGGCGTCTTCTTGGGTGGTGGGGCCGCTGAGGAAGCTATCGATGCGGCGGTCGTCTCCGTTGAAGAAGAGGGATTGGGAGGAGTGGGAGAGTGAGGCGTTGGAGAGGTTGGAGGCGTTGGAGGAGTGCGTCGAATCGTTGGAGAGCAAGACCGAGAGGGTGTTTAGGAGTCTCGTGAACACCAGAGTCTCGCTTCTTAACATCCTTACTCCCTCCTTGTAgaacgggaaaaaaaaaaaaaacgaaaaggaAATCTATGCTGTATAATGTTACGAAAAAAGGAATAACGGGAAGCGGGAGATGGTTGGTTTTGTAcagaagttttctttctttctttcttttttaagccCAAGCATACTTGTATGAACTGTTTGTCATAGAAATATTTTCCTCTGCTTGGGGCCATGCATGTTTTAATTTGTTTGAGGGGATGAAAGTCTGTGTTTATTTTGTATGATTATCAGgtttttccctctcttttttttggatatCTGCATTGCTAAAGTTGAAGAAAGACATGAATGGACCAGTAAGGTTGATTTGATCATGCACGTTACGAGTTTGATCATTTTGAGTTTGGTTTTTGGAAAAGCTAGTGGGAACTTGAGATTGGAGGGGCAGGAGATATCCCCCCTCAGGTTGCGGTAAGAAGTGGAGAGTGAAGATAATTTGGCAGCTGATGAGCAATGCATTCACCATTTGACTTGTGCATTCATGGTAAGAAGTAGGTGTAATAGGTCTGTTTTTGCAAATCAATTTATTAGCATGGCATTTAGGTCGCTTTGGGTTTGAGAATAATAAAAAGTATCtttctaaaaaataatatagagatAAATATTCTTTTTTGAGTAGGCATTCCTATCATTTTgattaaaacttttcaattcctAATCATGACAGCTTTATTGACTAAGAGTATGCTTGATTGTCTCTAAAGATGTggaaattagaaaagaaaaaatatctgTCTATGATGGGCAGAGTCACTATGGTGCGGACTGTTCAACACTATGGTGCCTCTTGCATCTTCGAGGAGTATAGAACATCTGCTCAGGAGCTTCATCTAGGGCCGatgagggagagggagcggTGTTCACCTACTGGCTTGAGATGTCATCTGTTAGTCAACCAGCAGTAGTGGTTTGGGTGTTCACTCGATTGAGCAGCGAAAAGTTCTTGCTACTAGACATGCGTCAGGTTTTTCCTAAAACTAGAGAGCCTCTGGGATTCTCTAATGAGGGCTAAGTATGGATTTTCAGCCGGTGCACATGTCTTCCGCACTGGGCATCATATAGCTCCTTCATTTGGAGAGAGATCCGCGCTCGGGACCCGTCGATTTTCACTACGATCAAATGGGAGATTGGGGACGGATAGACTATTGATGTCATGGAGGACAGATAGCGGTATGAGCAACCATTGGGTGGGTGGCCAACCTTGATCGACCCAAAGTATTTAGATGAGTGCAGAGTCTGTGATCTACTCATTCTGAGGGAGAGATGGAATGAAAGTTTTTTAATGACCAAAGTTGCTTTTGTTTCCTGGGAGCCTCCACCCTCTAGTTCTTTTAAGGTGAACTTCGACGACAGTGTTGCTGAGGGATGAGGCAGCGAGGACATGGGCTTTGTTGTCAAAGACCACAACACCAGAATTGTGGTGGCCGGGGGCCGGCAGATCTTCGACACTTTTGTCATTGAAGCTAAGCTTAGATTTGCGTGGGAGGGCATATTCTATGCGAGACTTGTTTTGGGTGCGATCTGCATTCACCTTGAAGGGAACTCAGCTACGGTGATCGAGTAGGTTCAAGATCGACATAGTGATGTGGGTGGGCAATCACTGCTCTACGACATACTAAGACTAGTGAGAGGGTGTGGCTTCTTTCGGGCCACCCATCTCTACAAGAAGGCGAACAGTGCAGCCGATTGGGTGGCCTTCTTTGCGGCTCATCGCTGGAGGGTTTCTTTGGAGAATCAAGTGtttgttccttcttctctttgtcaacttctcttttctgattttgttggttgcACTCATGCACGTTTTATATGAGGTGTGgttatactaaaaaaaaaaaatagtgcaaCTTGGAAACTTAttcatatgttattttaattttctcaCCATTCAAATAGCTgaaaagtttttttctttttttgaaaattttatttagcCTTTTTTCCCTTCCATGCTTGGATTCATTATTTCAGTCTGAGCAGGAGTTAATATTCAATTTCATATTTCtattattcattaaaaataaatgtTTGGCAGGACTAACCAAAAAAGAGCCTTGATATGGTAGGAGAGATGCCTCAGCATCTGAATCAAAATATATTGGAATATATATAGGCTTTGTGTAAATATAGAATGAGTTTTGGTTCTAATCTCTGGAAGAGAGTTGGGTGAGGTCCCCTCACCAAAACCTAAACAAAGCATTTCCCCTTGCAACTGCATGCATCAGTTTGGTGTTTAAAATGCAAAGCCACGTCTCATCCTCATTTGTTTAGTGATCAGAACATGTGATCTTATTAATATGCTCTGGCTGAGCTGCACAGAAATGGACTTCATCTTGGCTAGCTCCTATACGATGggatcgattttttttttatatatacaaaatataataaagaaATGTTTTCAGCCGACCAATTTAAGGCACCTAATTCATGATTCCATGCATTAACTAACGTTTACCTCCCTTCCATGCGTTCAAAACATTATTTGTCCTGGGCGTTGGCAATTtcaggatgaagagaagaaaaaaa is from Phoenix dactylifera cultivar Barhee BC4 chromosome 18, palm_55x_up_171113_PBpolish2nd_filt_p, whole genome shotgun sequence and encodes:
- the LOC120104466 gene encoding uncharacterized protein LOC120104466, whose protein sequence is MVAGFRRSLSLPGPNPSSPGRKGRALPEKAYHVRSTSLPCRSHPAVASLEDEIRALRSWQSRPEPESGSADWICAGLARIELLHASLDDLLQLPQAQDTLRRRSSAPWTDRLLDDFLRFADAYGSFRSVLISLKETQSELQTAIRRRDEARVASSVRYQKRIQKDLAKLAVSIREASRSPTSALAADAAEAEMAGIMREATAATAMASAAVFLAIGAVSSAASAAAASTSRASSWVVGPLRKLSMRRSSPLKKRDWEEWESEALERLEALEECVESLESKTERVFRSLVNTRVSLLNILTPSL